One window of the Nothobranchius furzeri strain GRZ-AD chromosome 3, NfurGRZ-RIMD1, whole genome shotgun sequence genome contains the following:
- the appl1 gene encoding DCC-interacting protein 13-alpha, protein MPGIEKLPLEEALEDSPQTRSLLGVFEEDTAAMANYCTQLYEAMQRIYDAQNELSAATHLTSRLLKEYDKQRFPLGGDDEVMSSTLQQFAKVIDELSSCHAVLSTQLADAMMFPITQFKERDLKEILTLKEVFQIASDDHDTAINRYSRLSKRKDNEKVRSELVEDLYTSRKKQHQTMMHYFCALNTLQYKKKTALLEPLLGYMQAQISFFKLGSENLTQQWEDFLGTIGTSVQNVRREMEEEVGQMQQTIQQMERSCDPLYTPCDPDPAHSPVVRSLTRKQGYLYIRNKTGLVSSSWERQYFFTQGGNLMQQGRGEVAGGLVTDLDNCSVMAVDSDDRRFCFQVTSFDGKKVVTLQAESRRECEEWIATINNISRRIYLSENAEELAARVNQTALEAVTPSPSFQQRHESMRPCSKGRTGRASSISSVGSEPSPALSVLSLDALVAPETPIQFDIISPVSEEISGQNKTAAQPGRRSNPFGESGENSPEESEDSILHQLFIVRFLGSMEVRSAESTEVIPETMRQILAARAIHNIFRMTESHLLVTCDCLKLIDPQTQVTRLRFPLSSVVQCSSHQDNKRLFGFVLQAAGERGDGRAVCYIFESNNDGEKICDSIGLATQIAFHSEMDRKAVEKKKEQDKAKEKQKEELSKQRQIEKDLEEQSRLIAASSRPANPPASDGQFLVLSSSQSEESDPGEEGKKRGESEA, encoded by the exons ATGCCCGGGATAGAAAAGCTCCCGTTGGAGGAGGCGCTGGAGGATAGCCCGCAG ACTCGCTCTTTGCTGGGGGTGTTTGAGGAGGACACTGCTGCCATGGCCAACTACTGTACACAGCTGTATGAGGCCATGCAGAGGATTTATGATGCCCAG aATGAACTAAGTGCTGCGACACATCTGACCTCCAGACTGCTGAAGGAGTACGATAAACAG CGTTTTCCTCTTGGGGGCGACGATGAGGTGATGAGCTCCACTCTGCAGCAGTTTGCAAAAGTTATTGATGAG CTGAGTTCCTGTCACGCCGTCCTGTCCACCCAACTTGCCGATGCGATGATGTTTCCAATCACCCAGTTTAAAGAGAGAGACCTGAAGG AGATCCTGACCCTGAAAGAAGTCTTCCAGATAGCCAGTGATG ATCATGACACAGCCATTAACCGATACAGTCGCCTGTCTAAGAGGAAGGACAACGAAAAG GTGCGGTCGGAGTTGGTggaggacctctacacctcccgcAAGAAACAGCACCAGACCATGATGCACTACTTCTGTGCTCTGAACACGCTGCAGTACAAGAAGAAGACGGCGCTGCTGGAGCCGCTGCTGGGCTACATGCAGgctcag ATCAGTTTCTTTAAGCTGGGCTCAGAAAATCTCACCCAGCAGTGGGAGGACTTCCTGGGAACGATAGGAACCAGCGTCCAGAA tgtacgTCGGGAGATGGAGGAAGAAGTGGGCCAGATGCAGCAGACCATCCAGCAGATGGAAAGGTCATGTGATCCTCTGTATACACCATGCGACCCTGACCCCGCCCACTCACCTGTTGTCCGCAGCCTAACTAGGAAGCAGGGATATCTCTACATTCGCAA TAAGACCGGCCTGGTGTCGTCATCCTGGGAACGTCAATACTTCTTCACTCAGGGAGGGAACCTGATGCAGCAGGGTCGAGGCGAGGTTGCGGGGGGACTGGTCACAGACCTCGACAACTGCTCGGTCATGGCCGTCGACTCAGATGACCGCCGGTTCTGCTTTCAGGTCACTTCCTTTGATGGCAAAAA AGTGGTGACTCTGCAGGCGGAGAGCAGGAGGGAATGTGAGGAG TGGATCGCCACCATCAACAACATCTCCAGGAGGATCTACCTGAGTGAAAACGCAGAG GAGCTGGCGGCCCGAGTCAACCAAACCGCTCTTGAAGCAGTGACGCCTTCGCCATCGTTCCAACAGCGACACGAGAGCATGAGGCCCTGcag CAAAGGACGAACAGGCCGAGCCAGCAGCATTAGCTCTGTGGGATCTGAGCCATCTCCCGCTCTTTCTGTGCTCTCACTGGATGCTCTGGTTGCCCCGGAAACGCCTATACAGTTTGACATAATCTCCCCCGTCAGCGAAGAGATCTCAGGGCAGAACAAGACGGCAGCGCAGCCCGGCAG AAGGAGTAACCCATTTGGAGAGTCGGGAGAAAACTCGCCTGAGGAAAGTGAAG ACTCGATTCTCCACCAGCTCTTCATCGTTCGTTTCCTCGGATCCATGGAGGTGAGATCTGCCGAGTCAACAGAAGTCATCCCAGAGACCATGAGGCAGATCTTGGCGGCGAGGGCAATCCACAACATCTTCAGGATGACCGAGTCACACCTGCTGGTCACCTGCGACTGCCTCAA ACTGATCGATCCTCAGACTCAGGTCACCCGACTCAGG TTCCCGCTGTCCAGCGTGGTCCAGTGTTCGTCCCATCAGGACAACAAGAGGCTGTTTGGTTTTGTTCTGCAGGCGGCGGGCGAGCGGGGTGACGGTCGAGCCGTCTGCTACATCTTCGAGTCCAACAACGATGGAGAGAAg ATCTGTGACAGCATCGGTTTGGCCACACAGATCGCCTTCCACTCAGAGATG GACCGTAAAGCagtggagaagaagaaggagcaaGACAAGGCCAAAGAGAAACAAAAGGAAGAACTCAGCAAGCAAAGACAAATAGAAAAG GATCTAGAGGAGCAGAGTCGCCTGATTGCCGCCTCAAGTCGTCCTGCAAACCCCCCTGCTTCTGATGGACAGTTTTTGGTTCTCagcagcagccaatcagaggagagcgaCCCCGGGGAGGAGGGGAAGAAGAGGGGTGAGTCCGAAGCCTAA
- the LOC107385078 gene encoding ADP-ribosylation factor 4, giving the protein MGVIISHVFSRFVSKTPVRILMVGLDAAGKTTLLYKLKLAEVVTTIPTIGFNVETVEFKNISFTVWDVGGQTIIRPLWRHYYTNTQGLIFVVDSNDPERIKEAADELHRMLEEDELTGVPVLVFANKQDLPRAMSISDITDALSLSGVPHQWFVQPSCAVRGNGLVEGLDWLSNQILKR; this is encoded by the exons ATGGGCGTCATCATCTCTCATGTTTTCTCCAGATTCGTCTCTAAGACCCCCGTTAGGATTTTAATGG TGGGTCTTGACGCAGCAGGCAAAACGACTCTCCTGTACAAATTGAAGCTGGCAGAGGTCGTCACCACTATCCCAACTATCG GGTTCAACGTGGAGACTGTGGAGTTTAAGAACATCAGTTTCACAGTTTGGGACGTTGGTGGTCAGACCATCATCAGACCTCTGTGGAGACATTATTACACCAACACACAG GGTTTGATTTTTGTGGTGGACAGCAACGACCCAGAGAGGATTAAAGAAGCTGCTGATGAGCTGCACAGGATG CTGGAGGAGGACGAGCTGACGGGGGTTCCTGTTCTGGTTTTTGCTAACAAACAGGATTTGCCTAGAGCCATGTCCATCAGTGACATCACAGATGCTCTGAGCCTATCAGGAGTCCCGCATCAG TGGTTTGTCCAACCCTCCTGTGCCGTCAGAGGGAACGGACTGGTGGAAGGTCTGGACTGGCTCTCCAACCAAATCCTAAAGAGGTAG
- the LOC107385077 gene encoding uncharacterized protein, which produces MDTLENLVKMKLPLFIMMVATNCASTPDGSGLNLNGKMFTLSGYAGLRLFSPYMPPPWFSTTPHTTTRPYTTNTRPYTTNTRPYTTNTRPYTTTRPYTTNTRPYTTNTRSYITTRPHITTHPYTPWTTAPTTRGVSVCLRYISDFDRFSYFTLSPSSSSLRLYSDGQGFTLTFNGYNNINLYPRIRLWSDSRQNMWTSICFTVDTVKKVAQMFRNSDMSPRKLLPTQYTWSGEPVIDFSDFEGQVTDVQVWDYPLRYKEVLYYTSAGFYGPYQGSVLNWSYISFSIRGGTLLEETFEQQMKLPAGGGKPRRRLRRDKSKEARRQLS; this is translated from the exons ATGGACACACTGGAGAACCTGGTGAAGATGAAGCTGCCTCTCTTCATCATGATGGTCGCCACAAACTGTGCATCCACACCAG ACGGTTCTGGGCTGAATCTGAATGGGAAGATGTTCACTTTGTCTGGTTATGCTGGACTACGTCTCTTTTCACCCTATATGCCTCCCCCCTGGTTCTCTACTACACCACACACCACCACCCGTCCCTACACCACCAACACCCGTCCCTACACCACCAACACCCGTCCCTACACCACCAACACCCGTCCCTACACCACCACCCGTCCCTACACCACCAACACCCGTCCCTACACCACCAACACCCGTTCCTACATCACCACCCGTCCCCACATCACCACCCATCCCTACACTCCATGGACCACAGCTCCAACCACTAGAG GTGTGTCCGTGTGTCTGCGGTACATCTCTGACTTTGATAGATTCTCTTACTTCACCCTGAGTCCATCCAGCAGCTCCCTGAGGCTGTACTCTGATGGGCAGGGCTTTACTCTGACGTTCAACGGCTACAACAACATCAATCTGTATCCCCGCATCCGGCTCTGGTCAGACTCAAGACAGAACATGTGGACGAGCATCTGCTTCACCGTGGATACCGTGAAGAAAGTGGCTCAAATGTTCAGAAACTCTGACATGAGCCCCAGGAAGCTGCTGCCTACTCAG tataCATGGTCAGGTGAACCTGTGATTGATTTCTCAGATTTTGAAGGTCAGGTGACCGACGTCCAGGTGTGGGATTATCCTCTTCGTTATAAAGAAGTCCTGTACTACACAAGCGCTGGTTTCTATGG GCCATACCAGGGATCTGTGCTGAACTGGTCCTACATCAGCTTCTCCATCAGGGGAGGCACGCTGCTGGAGGAAACCTTCGAGCAGCAGATGAAGCTTCCAGCTGGCGGTGGGAAGCCCAGACGCCGCCTGAGAAGGGACAAGAGCAAAGAAGCAAGGAGACAGCTGAGTTGA